GGGAAACCATAGACAACAAACCGGTGTATAATATTGGCTGGATGTCGAAATATTTTCAAGATCTGGCAATCAGGGAGTACTATCGGGCCATTTCCCTGAATCCCTGCGTGAATTACTATCACCTGGACCTTGCATGGCTTCTCAAGTCAAAGTTACTGGTCGGAGGACGAAAAGACAGAAGTCAGAAGTCAGAAGTCAGAAGTCTGGAAGAGACAGAGGTCAGAGGTCGGAGGTCGGAGGTCGGAGGTCAGCCGCCTACGCAAAGCTACGTCGTGCCAAGGAGGTCGGAGATCATCAAAGAATTCAGAAGAGCGACCGCTCTTGCCCCGAACAGAACTTATAATCACAAAGTATTTGCAGACTGGCTTGTCGAACATATACTCTATCTTGAAAATGATACCAAAACAGGAGATCAATACAAAAAAGATATCAAAGCCTTATTTGATGGGGCTGTTCGCGAATACAAAAAGGCTGTTTCCCTGAGACCGTCCCTGTTTAACGAAGCTCTCAAGTCAATGACAAGATTGACTTTTGATTACAATGTGCTCAAGCCCATTGCGCAGGAAGATAACAGAAGGCTGAAGAATCTCGTATTCTTCCTGTACAACAAGAAAGAATGGGAAGAGAACAGAGAAAAATTTTTAGCAGATATGGATCTGCAGATCGACCAATACGATTTCAACAATCAATCGCCGGAGATTCTATACCCCTATTACGACACTTTAGCGGCGCTGCTTCAGAAAGAAAAAAAGGCTGAAAAGGTGGCAGACATTCTTCAGGAATACCTTAAAATCGATCCTGGTAATGGAAAAATACACCTGAAACTGGCCGGACTGGCCCTCTCTTCCGGCAAGTGGGAAACGTCAGTACATCATTTTAAGCGGGCCATCGAAATTGACCCGGATAACGCGTCCGGCCGCAGGCAGTATGTATCTGCATTGGCATCGCACAAGGACAGCATAACCGTTGAAACTGAATTGAAATCCATCATCAGAAAATATCATGAAGATGCCTTTTCATACGAGGCCTTAGGCAACCTGCTTCTCAGACAGGAGCGTTTTGACGAGGCAGAGCAGACCTACAGGAAGATTCTCTCTGATACGCCTGACAAGGCCAGGGGATATGCCCTCCTCAAAAATCTCTATGAAAAACAGGGCAACCATGAAAAGGCTGAGGCCATCTACAGGAAGATTGTGTCCGTGATTCCGGATAAGGCCAGAGGGTACTACCTGTTAGGCAAGTATTACGAAGCACGGAAAGACAGGGAAAAGGCAAGGGAAAATTACAAGAAAGCGACCCTTTTAAACACGCGGTACAAGAGCCATTTCAACAGGATGATACCTCCTGATATGCTCTTTGAGGAATATTTCAAGACAACCCGCAATTACGATAAACTAAAAAGGCTTATTCCCCTGTCTCCCGATTTCCTTAACAAACTTGTCCTGTTTCTATATAAAAAAAATGCATGGGACAGGAATAAAAGCCGGTTTATTGCGGATCTTAACAGGACAAAAACAAATTATGAAAAATCAAAGGGAAACACAAATAAAGAAAAAAGAATCCGGCCGTGGCTTCTGGCATATTACAAGACACTGGCTGATGTTTACGTGGAAAAAGGTAATTACAGGAAAGCTGTCTCTGTTTTGAACGAGGTAGTAAAAATAGATCCCGACAATCCAGAGGGTCATCTTCTCCTTGCCGAGTATTCATTCGACAATGGAAATGTGCACGATTACACATGGGAGTTCAGTAAAAATCATTAT
This Caldisericota bacterium DNA region includes the following protein-coding sequences:
- a CDS encoding tetratricopeptide repeat protein gives rise to the protein MKKKLLYITILTVIVLLQFLVVKQYIADRWFKKGYSELHEYDASEKVAENTDSKPLISDSSFRKAITWDGNNPEVHYQLAKLYEKLMYRYGNEMGKWETIDNKPVYNIGWMSKYFQDLAIREYYRAISLNPCVNYYHLDLAWLLKSKLLVGGRKDRSQKSEVRSLEETEVRGRRSEVGGQPPTQSYVVPRRSEIIKEFRRATALAPNRTYNHKVFADWLVEHILYLENDTKTGDQYKKDIKALFDGAVREYKKAVSLRPSLFNEALKSMTRLTFDYNVLKPIAQEDNRRLKNLVFFLYNKKEWEENREKFLADMDLQIDQYDFNNQSPEILYPYYDTLAALLQKEKKAEKVADILQEYLKIDPGNGKIHLKLAGLALSSGKWETSVHHFKRAIEIDPDNASGRRQYVSALASHKDSITVETELKSIIRKYHEDAFSYEALGNLLLRQERFDEAEQTYRKILSDTPDKARGYALLKNLYEKQGNHEKAEAIYRKIVSVIPDKARGYYLLGKYYEARKDREKARENYKKATLLNTRYKSHFNRMIPPDMLFEEYFKTTRNYDKLKRLIPLSPDFLNKLVLFLYKKNAWDRNKSRFIADLNRTKTNYEKSKGNTNKEKRIRPWLLAYYKTLADVYVEKGNYRKAVSVLNEVVKIDPDNPEGHLLLAEYSFDNGNVHDYTWEFSKNHYEIAIALSHENYKYEKAYAVSLAGVKKFEEAENHMKKAY